A genome region from Pyxicephalus adspersus unplaced genomic scaffold, UCB_Pads_2.0 Sca959, whole genome shotgun sequence includes the following:
- the LOC140321157 gene encoding testis-expressed protein 11-like, whose translation MRFTTGHEMQAKVLRLLAGVYLNWDCKLYQDKALNAIRLANEENLHPAGLYLKMKILLNCSLPDSVISMAAADMLRYKMVIDVYLSTVKLIMKYERDCVGYEFLKMICNHFESTPDIEKALLLQIELLTRQGKRLLARQKVEDLITGHYTGKPLSDKALNSLHNILWDCASKSFEQKSYSEALDWYNYSLSIYASDYADSNFAKLQRNRASCLLHLNEISKARDAVTAAEKYDPDSILTHFIHFKIAVKENNALEVSWIHLVAATTQNIV comes from the exons ATGCGCTTCACCACTGGACATGAGATGCAG GCCAAAGTACTGAGGCTACTTGCAGGAGTGTATCTGAATTGGGACTGCAAATTATACCAAGATAAAGCACTAAATGCCATCAGATTAGCAAATGAG GAAAACCTCCATCCAGCTGGGCTTTATTTGAAGATGAAAATATTGTTGAATTGCTCCTTACCCGACAGTGTCATTTCTATGG CGGCTGCAGATATGCTTCGTTACAAGATGGTAATAGATGTGTATCTAAGCACTGTGAAGCTCATTATGAAATATGAAAG GGACTGCGTGGGATATGAATTCCTGAAAATGATTTGTAACCACTTTGAGTCCACTCCTGATATTGAAAAAGCTCTACTTCTGCAAATCGAACTTTTAACACGGCAAGGAAAAAGACTGCTGGCACGACAGAAAGTAGAAGACTTAATAACAG gacaTTACACTGGGAAACCTCTGTCTGATAAAGCATTGAACAGTCTGCACAACATTTTGTGGGACTGTGCTTCTAAAAGCTTTGAG CAAAAAAGCTACTCAGAGGCCCTAGACTGGTACAACTATTCACTGAGCATTTATGCTTCAGACTATGCGGACTCCAACTTTGCCAAACTACAAAGAAACCGAGCTTCCTGTCTCCTTCACCTCAATGAAATCTCCAAA GCCAGAGATGCAGTAACCGCAGCTGAGAAATATGACCCAGACAGTATCCTCACTCATTTTATCCATTTTAAGATCGCAGTTAAGGAAAACAATGCATTGGAAG TTTCATGGATCCACTTGGTGGCAGCAACAACACAGAACATTGTTTAA